The region TTGTGTTGATGGCTTGGGGGCAAAACAAAGCCGATATTATAAAAAGAACCATTCAAGGTGATATAAGTTCTGAAGTTCCTGCCACTTTCCTGCAAAATCACACCAATGCAACTTTTGTATTAGATCAATCGGCAGCTTCAGAATTGACCCGATTCAAAACACCTTGGTTAGTTGGAGAATGCATCTGGACACCCGAACTAAAAAGTAAGGCTATCGTTTGGCTTTGCCAAAAAACCAACCAAGCAATTTTAAAACTAACGGATAGAGATTACAATAATAACGGAATGTCGGATCTTTTAGCCCAAGAAGGTTCTGCCTATGATTTGAATATTAATATGTTCAATGTATTGCAGCATACTATTACGGGTTGGCCAGGAGGTAAACCCAATACCGACGATTCCTACAGACCCGAAAGAGCAAATCCTGCCAAGAAAAGAATTATTCTTTTCAGCCCGCATCCGGATGATGATGTGATTTCTATGGGAGGAACTTTCTCTAAGTTGATAAAGCAAGGACATGACGTTCATGTGGTGTACCAAACTTCCGGTAATATTGCCGTTACAGATGATGAGGCATTAAAATTTGCTGAAGTTTGTAATGATTTTATGGAAAATGAAAAATGCAATATCAATTTCCAGTCTACCATTGACTTTTTGAATAATAAAAAAGAAAATCAAATTGATTCGCTTGAAGTTCGAAAATTGAAAGGCTTAATCAGAAGAAGAGAATCTTATGCCGCGACCAGATATATTGGTTTGAAAGATGAAAATACCCATTTTTTAGATCTTCCTTTCTATGAAACGGGACAAATTAAGAAAAACCCTTTAGGTAAAGAAGATATCGCTATTGTAGCCGATATTATTGCCAAAATTAAACCCCATCAGGTTTTTGCCGCCGGCGACTTGGCTGATCCGCACGGAACGCATGAGGTTTGTTTGAATGCCATTTTTGCCGCTATGAAGCAATTAAAACCAGAACCTTACATGGACGATTGTTGGTTGTGGTTGTACCGTGGGGCTTGGCACGAGTGGGATTTACATGAAATAGACATGGCTGTTCCTTTAAGTCCGGATGAGGTTTTATTAAAAAGACATGCTATTTTATACCACCAATCTCAGAAAGACAGAGTGATGTTTCAAGGAAATGACTCTAGAGAATTTTGGGTAAGAGCTGAGGATCGCAACAAAAATACAGCAAAACTGTACGATGATTTAGGCTTGGCCGAATACGAAGCAATCGAAGCTTTTAAGCGTTTCGATTATTAAAAACAACATTTAAATTAGTTAATAATATATGAAATACTTCCTGATCCTTTTATTTGTGGCTTTTGTATCTAATGCCCAAATAAAAAAAGAGCAATTGGATCTTATGCCATGGCCTCAAAATATAAATTTGAAGGAAGGTGTTTTTGCCCTAACTAAAAATTTTAAAGTAAATATTACCGGAAATCCTAATCCTAGAATTTTTGTAGGAACTACAAATTTTTTGCGACGATTAGACGGTAGAACTGGATTGTTTCTGACGCAAGGATTCATTACTAAAGTTAACGAATTCCCTGACGCAGAATTACAAATAAATTGTGTTCAAAATGGAAAAATTGGACTTTATGAAGACGAAAGTTATCAATTAGACATTCAATCGAATCGAATAACGATTAATGCTACTTCGGATTTGGGTGCTTTGCATGCTTTGGAAACTTTATTGCAACTATTGCAAAATTCCAGCACATCGTATTATTTTCCATCTTCCACAATTACTGATTTACCAAGATTCACTTGGCGTGGTCTTATGATTGATGTTGCAAGACATTTTCAACCGGTAGATGTTATCAAAAGAAATCTGGATGCTATGGCTGCGCTCAAAATGAATGTTTTTCATTGGCACTTAACTGACGATCAAGGCTGGAGAATTGAGGTAAAAAAACATCCAAAGTTGACCAATATGGCTTCTGATGGATCGTATTATACCCAAGAAGAAATCAAAAGCATTGTTAAATATGCCGACGAAAGAGGAATCCTAGTTGTGCCAGAAATCGATGTTCCCGGTCATGCTTCGGCAATATTGACCGCCTATCCTGAAATAGGTAGTAAAATGGTTGGTTTTTCTAACGGAACTTCTGAGAAGAATATGCAGTCAACGGCTTTGGCGACTTATGCAATTGAACGTAATGCGGGTATTTTTAATCCAACTTTAGACCCGTCGAATCCCAAAACCTATCAGTTGTTAAGTGAAATTTTTGATGAGGTTTGTCCTTTGTTTCCCGGAGCTTATTTCCATATTGGAGGAGACGAAAACGAAGGAAAAGATTGGGATTCAAATCCAAGAATTCAGGACTTTAAAAAGAAAAATAAGTTAGTTACCAATCATGATCTTCAAACTTATTTCACCATGAAGTTAATTCCGATGCTTAAAAAACACGGAAAACAATTGATGGGATGGGAGGAAATTATGACAAAAGACATGTCCAAAGATGCTATTATTCATTCTTGGAAAGGAGTCAATGAAGGAGTTCCAGCTGGGAAATCCCTTGTTGACGCTGCTAAAGGAGGTTATAAAACGGTTTTGTCTAATGGGTATTATGTAGACTTAGTTTATGGTGTGGAAGAGCATTATAATGTGGATCCAATGCCTAAAAATGCCGTTTTGACCGAAGAGGAAAAAGCAAGGATTCTAGGTGGTGAAGCTACGATGTGGACTGAACTGGTTACGCCCACAACAATAGATTCCAGACTTTGGCCTAGAACTGCTGCAATTGCGGAACGATTATGGTCGGCTGAAGATATTACTGATGTTAATAGTATGCGCAAAAGATTAAAAACGGTTTCTTTTAGATTAGAAGAATTGGGACTTACGCATATAAAAAACAAAGCGGTTATTTTGAGAAACATTGTAAACAATCAAAATAGTGACGCTCTTAATGAGTTTTCGAATATTTGCGAACCACTGAAAAAGTATTCCCGCAATAAAGGTGGAACTGAATATCAGATGTATTCTCCCTTTACCTTATTTGCGGATGCTTGTACACCTGATGCCGCAGACGCTTTAGAATTTGAAATTGCGGTAAATCGTTATTTAGAGAATAAAAGTGTAGAAAATAATGATTTGGTGAGTAGTTTCTTTAAAAAATGGATTGCAACGAATACTAGTTTAATTAATTTAAGTTTGAATGCACCGCTTGTTCAACCTATTTTACCTTTATCAAAAAGTCTAAGTGATTTATCGCAACAGCTTTTATTGACTATAGAAAATAAGCAAGCGCCTAATTCCTCTTTATTGAATGATTTGTTAGAACAATGTAATTCTAAAGACCATGCAGATGTAGAATTGGCAGTATATAGCAGTTTAAAAAAATTAATAGGAGTTTTAAAACAGTAATAAAATAGAATTGTTAGAATTGAGTTTGGTTATTTATGTTTTAATATATTTTATTTTGTACAAATATTGATTTCTTTTTGAGAATTTGATATTATAACCTGGTAAGTTTTTTACCAGGTTTTTTCTGTTAATTTACAATTAATGAATTCCTTAACTATAGAAACTAACCTAAACCATTATTTAAAATGAAGTATTTAAAACTGTTCTTTTTCTTAGGTGTCACGATAATTTCGTTTTCTGCCCAAAGTCAAAAAAAAATGTCTGTCATTGCCTATTATACGGGAGATGATAAGAAAATTGACGAATTTGAAGTGAATAAACTCACTCACATCATTTATAGTTTTTGCCATTTAAAAGGGGGGAAATTAACCGTTGACAATGCTCAAGATTCACTTGCCATCAAACATTTGGTTTCTTTGAAAAAAACAAATCCAAAACTAAAAGTAATGTTGTCTTTAGGTGGATGGGGAGGTTGTGCGCCTTGTTCCGAAGCTTTTTCAACGGCAGAAGGACGCGCGCTTTTTGCAAAATCAGTAAAGGAAGTGAATGACTATTTTAATTGTGATGGAATCGATTTGGATTGGGAATACCCTACAATCGAGGGACATCCGGGACATTTATATCAGGCAGCTGATAAGGAAAATTTTACGGAATTGATAGTAATTCTGCGTAAGGTTTTAGGGCCGAAAAATGAACTTAGTTTTGCAGCTGGAGGTTTTCAGAAATTCTTGGACGAATCTGTAGATTGGAAAAAAATCATGCCTTTGGTTGATCGGGTGAATATTATGAGTTACGATTTGGTAAACGGATATTCAACCGTGACGGGACATCATACGCCTATATATAGTACCAATGCTGCCGAAGAATCTACGGATCGCGCAGTAGAATATTTGTTAAAACTGGGAATACCGGCAAAAAAACTGGTGATTGGAGCTGCTTTTTATACTCGGGTATGGAAAGAGGTAGCTAACAATAATAACGGACTCTATCAATCAGGAGTGCATACCAGTGGCATCGGTTTCAATAATTACGCAACTACTTTTACCAAAGAGAAAGGTTGGAATTATTATTGGGACAATAAAGCAAAAGCGGCATACTGGTACAATGAAAAAGAAAAAATATTTGCAACAGGGGATGATATTTCTTCGGTAAAGGAAAAAACATCTTATGCAATAAAAAAGAAATTGGGCGGTATAATGTTCTGGGAACTCCTTCAGGACACTCCTCGAAATGGTTTGTTAGATGCTATTTATCAAATAAAAATGGCAAATTAAACATGATCTAAAATCAGTATTTTTTTCGTATTTTTGCAAAAAATTTATAAAAAATATTCATGTTAACAGTAAATAATTTATCAGTTCAGTTTGGTAAGCGAATTTTATTCGACGAAGTAAATACAACCTTTACCCACGGGAATATCTATGGAGTTATCGGTGCTAACGGTGCTGGAAAATCAACTTTTCTTAAAATCATTTCCGGTGATATGGACCCTACTTCAGGACATATTCATTTAGAAGTGGGTAAACGTATGTCGGTTTTAAACCAAAACCACAACATGTTTGATGAACATACCGTTCTAGAAACCGTTTTGATGGGGAATAAAGTCCTATATGCTGTTAAGAAAGAAATGGATGAACTTTATTTAGACTATAACGATAAAAATGCCGACAGAATTGGAGAATTGCAAGTGCAATTTGAAGAAATGAATGGTTGGAATGCCGATTCAGATGCGGCTTCGATGTTATCCAATCTTGGTATTGGCGAAGAGCACCATTATACATTAATGGGAGATTTGGAAGGAAAAATTAAAGTGCGTGTACTTTTGGCGCAAGCTTTATTTGGAAATCCGGATTTACTGATTATGGATGAGCCTACTAACGACTTGGATTTTGAAACCATTGCTTGGTTAGAAAATTTCTTGGCAAATTATGAAAATACGGTAATTGTAGTATCACACGACCGTCACTTTTTAGATGCGGTGTGTACCCATATATCTGATATTGATTTTGGAAAAATAAACCATTATTCAGGAAATTATACTTTTTGGTATGAGTCTAGCCAATTAGCGGCGAAACAACGTGCGCAACAAAACAAGAAGGCCGAAGAAAAGAAACAGGAATTGGAAGAATTTATCCGTCGTTTTTCTGCGAATGTGGCGAAGTCTAAACAAGCGACTTCTCGAAAAAAAATGATTTCGAAATTGAATATCTCTGAAATTAAACCTTCAAGCCGTCGTTATCCTGCGATTATTTTTGATCAGGATCGTGAGGCGGGAGATCAAATCTTGAATGTAGAAAACTTAAGTGCTTCTGTTGAGGGAGAACTTTTGTTTAAAGATGTTCATTTGAATATGGCAAAAGGCGATAAAATTGTTCTTTTCTCTCGTGATTCACGGGCTACGACTGCTTTCTACGAAATTTTAAATAACAATCAAAAAGCCGATTCTGGAACTTTTGATTGGGGAATTACAACAAATCAAGCCTATTTACCAGCAGAGAATCATTCTTTCTTTGAAAATGATTTGAGTTTAGTAGATTGGTTGCGTCAATACGCAAAAACCGAAGAAGAGCGTGACGAAGTTTTTATTAGAGGATTTTTAGGGAAAATGATTTTCTCAGGAGAAGAAGCTTTGAAAACAAGTAGAGTACTTTCTGGAGGAGAAAAAGTACGTTGTATGCTGTCTCGAATGATGATGGAACGCGCTAATATATTAATGCTGGATGAGCCTACAAACCACTTGGATTTGGAATCGATTACTGCTTTCAATAACTCTTTGAAAAACTTTAAGGGTTCGGTTATTTTTACAACCCATGACCATGAGTTTGCTCAAACTGTGGGTAATAGAGTAGTAGAGTTGACGCCAAATGGTGTTATTGATCGTTACATGACATTTGATGAATATCTTGATGATGAAAAAATTCAGGAATTGAGAACTAAAATGTATTCTTAATTTATTAAATGGATTATTTTATAGATGGCCCTGAGTTTTTTCTCGGGGCTTTTTTATACCTTGGTTTTTAATTTCGATATTGTAAGAATATCGTTTTATTGAGAAAATAAAAAGGACTTTATTTTCTCGCTTTATAAGTATAAAATCATAAATCGGAATTTGTATATTTGCAAAATCAAACCCAACCTTTACTATGACTCAAAAAGTATTGCTCAATTCAAAAGAAGTCAATATCATTCTACATCGTTTAGCTTGTCAGTTAATTGAAAAACATCTCGATTTCTCGGATACAATTTTGGTTGGTATTCAGCCAAGAGGAACTTTCCTGGCGGAACGTCTTAAAGAAATATTGGAAAAAGAATACAATACACCCGAAATTAAGTTAGGCTACTTGGATATCACTTTTTTTAGAGATGATTTTCGAAGAACGGATAAACCATTGGAAGCCAATAAAACCAAAATTGATTTTATAGTCGAAAACAAAAAAGTCATTTTTATTGATGATGTTTTGTATACCGGTAGAAGTATTCGATCTGCTTTGACAGCGATTCAGTCTTTCGGGAGACCTTCGGAAATTGAATTACTTGTTTTAATTGACAGACGTTTTAGTCGCAATTTGCCTATTCAACCCGATTATAGAGGGAGACAGGTAGATGCCATAAACGATGAAAAGGTAAAAGTGAATTGGATCGAGAATGAAGGAGAAGACGGCGTTTTTTTAATTAATAATAATCAGTAAACAAAGATGAGCGAACTAAGTGTAAATCATTTATTAGGTATAAAATACATCAACAAAAAAGATATTGACCTTATTTTTGAAACCGCCGATCATTTTAAAGAAGTCATCAACAGACCGATAAAGAAAGTACCTTCGTTACGAGATATTACCATTGCCAACATATTTTTTGAAAATAGTACCCGTACTAAACTTTCTTTTGAATTAGCCCAAAAAAGATTATCAGCTGATGTTATTAGTTTTTCGGCAGCACAATCTTCCGTTAAAAAAGGAGAAACACTGATAGATACCGTAAATAATATCCTATCAATGAAGGTAGATATGGTAGTCATGCGTCATTCAAATCCGGGTGCTGCTTACTTTTTATCAAAAAATGTAAAAGCAAGTATTGTAAATGCTGGTGATGGTGCTCATGAGCATCCTACTCAGGCTTTGTTGGATAGTTATTCCATCAGAGAAAAACTAGGTGATGTAGGAGGGAAGAAAGTAGTGATTGTGGGTGACATATTGCATTCAAGAGTCGCTTTATCTAATATTTATGCTTTGCAAATGCAAGGTGCCGAAGTTAAAGTTTGCGGACCAAAAACATTAATTCCTAAATATATTGAATCACTGGGAGTAACAGTTGAACCCAATTTGCGAAAAGCCCTAGAATGGTGTGATGTAGCCAATATGTTGCGTGTGCAAAATGAACGTATGGATGTGAATTTTTTCCCATCAACTAGAGAATATGCCCAACAATATGGTGTAGATAAACCGCTTTTAGATTCTCTAAGCAAAGAGATTGTAATTATGCATCCTGGTCCTATCAATCGCGGGGTTGAAATTACCTCAGAGGTGGCTGATTCAAATCAATCGGTAATTTTGAACCAAGTAGAAAATGGTGTAGCCATCAGAATGGCTGTTATCTATCTTTTGGCATCAAAAATTCAATAATTTTAAAATAAAAGTACAGCCATTAGCAGCATACAATTTTGATAAAACACATACAATGAAAGTAGATCAAAAAGGACATACCATTACAATTAAGGACACTCAAGGCGACATTACTTCTTTTTTAATGAAAGTAACGCATCAATATAAAACATTCGAAAAACACAATATAATTATTGATCTTCTCTCATATAATGATTTGACGTTAATTGATGTTAAAACATTTATGCCTTTGTCTAAGTTACATAAAAAAGCAAAAAAATCATTTGTTATCGTCATTTCAGATTTTGACTTCAATGCAATTCCAGAAGCCTTGACCGCTGTCCCTTCTTTATTGGAAGCGCACGATATTATTGAAATGGAAGAGATTGAAAGAGATTTGGGATTTTAAATAGGTGTATTCGGTTATTTGTTTAATCGTTTAAATGATTTAATCAAATATGCAATAACTATTTTGCAAAATAAAAGAATAACTTGAAACTAACCATTCTAGGTTGCTATGCAGCCACTCCGCGTACTTTTACCAATCCTACTTCTCAGATTTTAGAAATAAAAAACAGATTATTTCTTATCGATTGTGGAGAGGGAACTCAAGTGCAACTTCGAAAAAACAAAATTAGATTTTCCAAAATAAATCATATTTTTATTTCTCATTTGCATGGCGATCACTTTTTTGGATTGATTGGTTTAATATCGACTTTTACCTTATTAAATAGAACTACTGATTTACATATCTACGGACCTAAAGGCATCAAAGAAATTATAAAGTTACAACTGCGCTTAGCCAATTCGTGGACTAATTACGGTTTGTACTTTCACGAATTAGAGTCTAATGAAAGCGAAATAGTTTATGAAGACGAGAAAGTTATAGTAAAGA is a window of Flavobacterium acetivorans DNA encoding:
- the nagB gene encoding glucosamine-6-phosphate deaminase encodes the protein MKNALEIKPDISYKSVGKFEDTRFEKIHNEIFKNSTEASIIVAQEIAKLIRSKQEKNKPCVLGLATGSSPIKVYEELVRMHKEEGLSFKNVITFNLDEYYPMTKENSQSYYYFMHQHLFNHIDIKPENINIPDGTIAIEELNQYCVDYEMNIRNAGGLDFQLLGIGRTGHVGFNEPGSHINSGTRIITLDHITRVDASSDFNGIDNVPKRAITMGVSTILRSKRIVLMAWGQNKADIIKRTIQGDISSEVPATFLQNHTNATFVLDQSAASELTRFKTPWLVGECIWTPELKSKAIVWLCQKTNQAILKLTDRDYNNNGMSDLLAQEGSAYDLNINMFNVLQHTITGWPGGKPNTDDSYRPERANPAKKRIILFSPHPDDDVISMGGTFSKLIKQGHDVHVVYQTSGNIAVTDDEALKFAEVCNDFMENEKCNINFQSTIDFLNNKKENQIDSLEVRKLKGLIRRRESYAATRYIGLKDENTHFLDLPFYETGQIKKNPLGKEDIAIVADIIAKIKPHQVFAAGDLADPHGTHEVCLNAIFAAMKQLKPEPYMDDCWLWLYRGAWHEWDLHEIDMAVPLSPDEVLLKRHAILYHQSQKDRVMFQGNDSREFWVRAEDRNKNTAKLYDDLGLAEYEAIEAFKRFDY
- a CDS encoding beta-N-acetylhexosaminidase — its product is MKYFLILLFVAFVSNAQIKKEQLDLMPWPQNINLKEGVFALTKNFKVNITGNPNPRIFVGTTNFLRRLDGRTGLFLTQGFITKVNEFPDAELQINCVQNGKIGLYEDESYQLDIQSNRITINATSDLGALHALETLLQLLQNSSTSYYFPSSTITDLPRFTWRGLMIDVARHFQPVDVIKRNLDAMAALKMNVFHWHLTDDQGWRIEVKKHPKLTNMASDGSYYTQEEIKSIVKYADERGILVVPEIDVPGHASAILTAYPEIGSKMVGFSNGTSEKNMQSTALATYAIERNAGIFNPTLDPSNPKTYQLLSEIFDEVCPLFPGAYFHIGGDENEGKDWDSNPRIQDFKKKNKLVTNHDLQTYFTMKLIPMLKKHGKQLMGWEEIMTKDMSKDAIIHSWKGVNEGVPAGKSLVDAAKGGYKTVLSNGYYVDLVYGVEEHYNVDPMPKNAVLTEEEKARILGGEATMWTELVTPTTIDSRLWPRTAAIAERLWSAEDITDVNSMRKRLKTVSFRLEELGLTHIKNKAVILRNIVNNQNSDALNEFSNICEPLKKYSRNKGGTEYQMYSPFTLFADACTPDAADALEFEIAVNRYLENKSVENNDLVSSFFKKWIATNTSLINLSLNAPLVQPILPLSKSLSDLSQQLLLTIENKQAPNSSLLNDLLEQCNSKDHADVELAVYSSLKKLIGVLKQ
- a CDS encoding glycoside hydrolase family 18 protein, yielding MKYLKLFFFLGVTIISFSAQSQKKMSVIAYYTGDDKKIDEFEVNKLTHIIYSFCHLKGGKLTVDNAQDSLAIKHLVSLKKTNPKLKVMLSLGGWGGCAPCSEAFSTAEGRALFAKSVKEVNDYFNCDGIDLDWEYPTIEGHPGHLYQAADKENFTELIVILRKVLGPKNELSFAAGGFQKFLDESVDWKKIMPLVDRVNIMSYDLVNGYSTVTGHHTPIYSTNAAEESTDRAVEYLLKLGIPAKKLVIGAAFYTRVWKEVANNNNGLYQSGVHTSGIGFNNYATTFTKEKGWNYYWDNKAKAAYWYNEKEKIFATGDDISSVKEKTSYAIKKKLGGIMFWELLQDTPRNGLLDAIYQIKMAN
- a CDS encoding ABC-F family ATP-binding cassette domain-containing protein produces the protein MLTVNNLSVQFGKRILFDEVNTTFTHGNIYGVIGANGAGKSTFLKIISGDMDPTSGHIHLEVGKRMSVLNQNHNMFDEHTVLETVLMGNKVLYAVKKEMDELYLDYNDKNADRIGELQVQFEEMNGWNADSDAASMLSNLGIGEEHHYTLMGDLEGKIKVRVLLAQALFGNPDLLIMDEPTNDLDFETIAWLENFLANYENTVIVVSHDRHFLDAVCTHISDIDFGKINHYSGNYTFWYESSQLAAKQRAQQNKKAEEKKQELEEFIRRFSANVAKSKQATSRKKMISKLNISEIKPSSRRYPAIIFDQDREAGDQILNVENLSASVEGELLFKDVHLNMAKGDKIVLFSRDSRATTAFYEILNNNQKADSGTFDWGITTNQAYLPAENHSFFENDLSLVDWLRQYAKTEEERDEVFIRGFLGKMIFSGEEALKTSRVLSGGEKVRCMLSRMMMERANILMLDEPTNHLDLESITAFNNSLKNFKGSVIFTTHDHEFAQTVGNRVVELTPNGVIDRYMTFDEYLDDEKIQELRTKMYS
- the pyrR gene encoding bifunctional pyr operon transcriptional regulator/uracil phosphoribosyltransferase PyrR, yielding MTQKVLLNSKEVNIILHRLACQLIEKHLDFSDTILVGIQPRGTFLAERLKEILEKEYNTPEIKLGYLDITFFRDDFRRTDKPLEANKTKIDFIVENKKVIFIDDVLYTGRSIRSALTAIQSFGRPSEIELLVLIDRRFSRNLPIQPDYRGRQVDAINDEKVKVNWIENEGEDGVFLINNNQ
- a CDS encoding aspartate carbamoyltransferase catalytic subunit, with amino-acid sequence MSELSVNHLLGIKYINKKDIDLIFETADHFKEVINRPIKKVPSLRDITIANIFFENSTRTKLSFELAQKRLSADVISFSAAQSSVKKGETLIDTVNNILSMKVDMVVMRHSNPGAAYFLSKNVKASIVNAGDGAHEHPTQALLDSYSIREKLGDVGGKKVVIVGDILHSRVALSNIYALQMQGAEVKVCGPKTLIPKYIESLGVTVEPNLRKALEWCDVANMLRVQNERMDVNFFPSTREYAQQYGVDKPLLDSLSKEIVIMHPGPINRGVEITSEVADSNQSVILNQVENGVAIRMAVIYLLASKIQ
- a CDS encoding ribonuclease Z translates to MKVDQKGHTITIKDTQGDITSFLMKVTHQYKTFEKHNIIIDLLSYNDLTLIDVKTFMPLSKLHKKAKKSFVIVISDFDFNAIPEALTAVPSLLEAHDIIEMEEIERDLGF